The Cytobacillus oceanisediminis genomic interval GCCAAGAATTTTGGAGAGCTTCCTCAAGTATTCTCCCTTATTTTCCAAAATGCTTTCGGATTAAATGAAGCGGTTGGCGGCGGAGTCGGAGCGGCCATGATGCTGGGAATCAAAAGGGGCCTCTTTTCAAACGAAGCCGGCATGGGAAGTGCCCCGAATGCTGCAGCCACTGCAGATGTAAGCCATCCTGTAAAGCAGGGCCTCATCCAGTCACTTGGCGTATTCGTTGATACACTGGTCATTTGCAGCTGTACAGCATTTATCATTTTATTATCGGGTGTTTATACATCCGCTGAATCTAACGGCATCGTTCTGACTCAATCCGCTTTAAATGCCGAAATCGGGCCATGGGCAGCGATTTTTATCGCCATTCTTATTTTGATGTTCGCATTTAGTTCAATTGTCGGCAATTACTACTATGGTGAATCAAACATTTCATTTATAAAGTCAGGAAAAGTTTGGCTAAACCTATACCGTCTTGCCGTAATTGGGATGGTAGCGTTTGGTTCTCTGGCTTCACTTGACACAGTATGGAGCCTGGCTGATGTCTTTATGGGCATTATGGCTGTAATTAACCTGGTTGCGATAGCTTTGTTGGGGAAAATCGCTTTTGCTGCTTTAAATGATTATCGGAAGCAGAAACAAGCAGGAAAAAATCCAGTGTTTTCTGTTTCCAATATCGAGGGTCTCAAGAATGTGGAATGCTGGGAAGCAGATGAAGAGCCAGCATTAAAAAAGGAAGCATAAGATATTGCTATCAACAACCAAAATGCACTACATAAAAATGGAAACGATTATCTTGAAAGGTGGAAAATTTCCTTGTGGATCATTACGATTCATTCAAAAAACAACATTAAAATGTATGAGTTTAACAATGAAAAAGAAGCAAAAGAAACATTCGAGAAAATCAAAGGGTGTAAATTCCTAACCGAAGTGATTTAATTTGTCAGGTAGGCAGTCCCGGTTTTCCGCTTATTAAAAGAGACTGGTTCAAAAAGGGCGTTGAATGACGACCTTTTTGAGCCAGCTTTTTATTTTTGAGAGCATTTTTCCCTCGTTTTTGAAGAATTATAATTTTTTATTTTTTCCATTACAAAAAGACGGTGCTTCTAAAGTGATACTTTTTAGGTATCACTTTTTTTATTCCCTTCAATCCCCTCGATTAAGGTCTGACTTCAGACTAAAAACCTCCTCATTTCAGCCGATATAAACTAAGGCTAAATCTTACAACACGGAGGTTCACCTTGAAAAAACTACTATCTATTCTACTTATTCTCACATTGCTTTTATCAGCCTGCTCAGCAGCTGATCAAAGCGGAACGAAAAATAAAGAATATAAAATTGGCATTCTATTATCCGACACAGGACTTGGAGATGAGTCTTTCAACGACTCTGCCTTCCGGGGCCTGGAAAAAGCGCGTGATGAGCTTGGCATTCTGTTTGATTACAAAGAAGCCCCGGACGGAAATTTTGAAAAGCCGCTTGAAGAGCTTGTCAAAGAAGATCATGACCTGATCATCGGACTGGGTTTCACAGCACAGGAAGCACTTGAAAAAACGGCGGAGAAATATCCGGAAAAGCAATTTTTGCTGATTGATGCTGTTTCCGAGCTTGATAATGTGGTCTCACTTACTTTTAAGGAGCATGAAGGCAGCTTCCTTGTCGGGATGCTCGCTGCCATGACAAGCAAAACAGGCAAGCTGGGATTTATCGGCGGTGTTGATGTGCCTGTGATCCACCATTTTGAAAATGGATTTATTCAAGGTGCCAAGCACTTCAATCCGAAAATAAAAGTATTAACAGAATACGCCGGA includes:
- a CDS encoding alanine/glycine:cation symporter family protein, whose amino-acid sequence is MKELINWLTADFSNFLWSYVLIIMLIGLGLYFTVRTKFVQFRMIGEMFRLLGEGAVKKKGISSFQAFCISTASRVGTGNLAGVAIAISLGGPGAVFWMWLIALIGSASAFVESTLAQIYKVKDKKTGTFRGGPAYYMEKALNARWMGVLFAIMVSVTFGLAFNSVQANTITNAFHHAFGFDMHWTGLGITAFTAFIIFGGIKRIAKAAEWMVPPMAGMYILLAAYVMAKNFGELPQVFSLIFQNAFGLNEAVGGGVGAAMMLGIKRGLFSNEAGMGSAPNAAATADVSHPVKQGLIQSLGVFVDTLVICSCTAFIILLSGVYTSAESNGIVLTQSALNAEIGPWAAIFIAILILMFAFSSIVGNYYYGESNISFIKSGKVWLNLYRLAVIGMVAFGSLASLDTVWSLADVFMGIMAVINLVAIALLGKIAFAALNDYRKQKQAGKNPVFSVSNIEGLKNVECWEADEEPALKKEA
- a CDS encoding BMP family lipoprotein, which produces MKKLLSILLILTLLLSACSAADQSGTKNKEYKIGILLSDTGLGDESFNDSAFRGLEKARDELGILFDYKEAPDGNFEKPLEELVKEDHDLIIGLGFTAQEALEKTAEKYPEKQFLLIDAVSELDNVVSLTFKEHEGSFLVGMLAAMTSKTGKLGFIGGVDVPVIHHFENGFIQGAKHFNPKIKVLTEYAGTFGDAALGEKMAEKQIAEGADFIYPAAGFTGFGALKKAEEKGVLAGGVDSDQYFVAEKAVATSMVKNIDIAVFNLAKELTENEKIEASSYEWGLAENGVGLSEIRVVSLTEEQQAALKKATKDIIDGKITVTAE